Proteins co-encoded in one Trueperella abortisuis genomic window:
- a CDS encoding Fur family transcriptional regulator, with the protein MDTNFEDQLREAGLRVTRPRLSVLEELEAHPHSTADSVRQGVTTRLGSVSTQAIYDVLHVLTDKKILREIEPHGSVPLYEIARHDNHHHLVCRACRKVVDIPCVVGSAPCLEPSDAHEFAIDEAEVVFWGYCPQCEQARLEEAAANAQ; encoded by the coding sequence ATGGACACCAACTTTGAAGACCAACTGCGCGAAGCGGGTCTACGCGTGACCCGCCCGCGCCTGTCTGTGCTCGAGGAGCTCGAGGCTCACCCGCACTCGACGGCTGACTCGGTCCGCCAGGGTGTCACCACGCGGCTCGGCTCCGTGTCCACCCAGGCCATCTACGACGTCCTCCATGTCCTGACCGACAAGAAGATTCTGCGGGAGATAGAGCCGCACGGCTCGGTTCCGCTCTACGAGATCGCCCGCCACGATAACCACCATCACCTGGTGTGCCGCGCGTGCCGGAAGGTGGTGGACATCCCGTGCGTCGTCGGCTCGGCGCCCTGCCTGGAGCCTTCCGATGCGCACGAATTCGCCATAGATGAAGCCGAAGTGGTCTTCTGGGGTTATTGCCCGCAATGCGAGCAGGCTCGTCTCGAAGAAGCCGCCGCGAACGCACAATAG
- the nrdH gene encoding glutaredoxin-like protein NrdH, whose translation MAITVYTKPSCVQCTATKRALKKHGLEFEEVDLVEDADALATVKALGYQQAPVVFADGDHWSGYRPDKIKALAVDVAEVSA comes from the coding sequence ATGGCCATTACCGTCTACACGAAGCCCTCGTGCGTGCAGTGCACCGCCACCAAGCGGGCGCTGAAGAAGCACGGCCTCGAGTTCGAGGAAGTCGATCTGGTCGAGGATGCGGACGCGCTGGCGACCGTGAAGGCACTGGGCTACCAGCAGGCTCCCGTCGTCTTCGCCGACGGCGACCACTGGTCGGGTTACCGCCCGGACAAGATCAAGGCCCTCGCCGTCGACGTAGCGGAAGTGTCGGCCTAA
- the nrdI gene encoding class Ib ribonucleoside-diphosphate reductase assembly flavoprotein NrdI, with product MVHIVYFSSATNNTKRFVDKLGFPAERIPLHAKDPFLHVTEEYVLITPTYGGGNTKGAVPKQVIKFLNDEANRSLIRGVISSGNTNFGEAYCLAGDIISAKTKVPHMYRFELLGTPRDVEVVRKGLEEFWTQL from the coding sequence ATGGTACACATCGTCTACTTCTCCTCCGCCACCAACAACACGAAGCGCTTCGTGGACAAGCTCGGCTTCCCGGCCGAGCGCATTCCTCTGCACGCGAAGGATCCCTTCCTCCACGTCACGGAGGAATACGTGCTGATCACCCCCACCTACGGTGGCGGCAACACGAAGGGCGCGGTGCCGAAGCAGGTCATCAAGTTCTTGAACGACGAAGCGAATCGCTCCCTCATCCGCGGGGTCATCTCCTCGGGCAACACGAACTTCGGCGAAGCCTACTGCCTCGCGGGGGACATCATCTCCGCGAAAACGAAGGTTCCACACATGTACAGGTTTGAACTCCTCGGCACTCCGCGGGACGTCGAGGTGGTTCGCAAAGGATTGGAAGAATTTTGGACGCAACTTTGA
- the nrdE gene encoding class 1b ribonucleoside-diphosphate reductase subunit alpha — MDATLTDTGEESLDPALDYHALNAQLNLYDADGNIQFDADRQAARQYFLQHVNKNTVYFHDLEEKLKYLVDEGYYEAEVLGQYDFAFIKSLFKACYAHKFRFQTFLGAFKYYTSYTLKTFDGTRYLERFEDRVCIVALYLARGDEEMAMNLMEEIITGRFQPATPTFLNAGKVARGELVSCFLLRVEDNMESIARAINSSLQLSKRGGGVALNLSNLREQGAPIKKIQNQSSGVNPVMKLLEDSFSYANQLGARQGAGAVYLHAHHPDIMRFLDTKRENADEKIRIKTLSLGVIIPDITFELAKQNQDMYLFSPYDVERVYGVPFTEVSVSEKYYEMVDDRRIKKSKINARAFFQTLAEIQFESGYPYIIFEDTVNRANPIDGRITMSNLCSEILQVSEASSYNLDLSYDHVGKDISCNLGSLNIAKTMDSPDFARTIHTAIRALTSVSDQTNIESVPSIKRGNDMSHAIGLGQMNLHGYLGRERIFYGSPEALDFTNMYFYTVTYHAIQASMELARERGEAFEGFEKSDYANGSYFDKYTEKEWAPEFDRVKELFANIHIPTQEDWKQLKADVAKYGMYNQNLQAVPPTGSISYINNSTSSIHPIVSKIEIRKEGKLGRVYYPAAYMTNDNLEYFQDAYEIGPEKIIDTYAVATQHVDQGLSLTLFYPDTVTTRDVNRNYIYAWRKGIKTLYYMRIRQAALEGTEVEGCVSCML, encoded by the coding sequence TTGGACGCAACTTTGACGGATACGGGCGAGGAGAGTCTCGATCCGGCGCTGGACTACCACGCGCTTAACGCCCAGCTCAATCTCTACGACGCCGACGGCAATATTCAGTTCGACGCCGATCGCCAGGCAGCCCGCCAGTACTTCCTCCAGCACGTCAATAAGAACACGGTCTACTTCCACGACTTGGAGGAGAAGCTGAAGTACCTCGTGGATGAGGGCTACTACGAGGCGGAGGTGCTTGGCCAGTACGACTTCGCGTTCATCAAGTCGCTGTTCAAGGCCTGCTACGCCCACAAGTTCCGCTTCCAAACCTTCCTTGGCGCGTTCAAGTACTACACCTCCTACACGCTCAAGACGTTCGACGGAACGCGCTACCTAGAGCGCTTCGAGGATCGCGTGTGCATCGTCGCCCTCTACCTCGCCCGCGGGGACGAGGAGATGGCGATGAACCTCATGGAGGAGATCATCACCGGCCGCTTCCAGCCTGCCACCCCGACGTTCCTTAACGCCGGCAAGGTGGCCCGCGGCGAGCTCGTGTCCTGCTTCCTGCTGCGCGTAGAGGACAACATGGAGTCCATCGCACGCGCGATCAACTCCTCCCTCCAGCTGTCCAAGCGCGGAGGCGGCGTCGCCCTCAACCTGTCCAACCTGCGTGAGCAGGGAGCGCCGATCAAGAAGATCCAGAACCAGTCCTCCGGCGTCAACCCGGTGATGAAGCTGCTGGAGGATTCCTTCTCCTACGCCAACCAGCTAGGCGCGCGCCAGGGCGCGGGTGCGGTCTACCTGCACGCCCATCACCCGGACATCATGCGATTCCTCGACACGAAGCGGGAGAACGCGGACGAAAAGATCCGCATCAAGACGCTCTCCCTCGGCGTCATCATTCCCGACATCACCTTCGAGCTGGCCAAGCAAAACCAGGACATGTACCTGTTCTCGCCCTACGACGTGGAGCGCGTCTACGGCGTGCCCTTCACTGAGGTCTCGGTCAGCGAAAAGTACTACGAGATGGTGGACGACCGGCGGATCAAGAAGAGCAAGATCAACGCACGCGCCTTCTTCCAGACCCTGGCGGAGATTCAGTTCGAATCCGGCTACCCCTACATCATCTTTGAGGACACGGTGAACCGGGCCAACCCGATCGACGGGCGCATCACCATGTCGAACCTGTGCTCGGAGATCCTGCAGGTCTCGGAGGCATCCAGCTACAACCTCGATCTTTCCTACGATCACGTGGGCAAGGACATCTCGTGTAATCTCGGCTCGCTCAACATCGCCAAGACGATGGACTCGCCGGACTTCGCCCGCACGATCCACACCGCGATCCGCGCGCTGACCTCGGTGTCGGACCAGACGAACATCGAGTCGGTGCCGTCGATCAAGCGCGGCAACGACATGTCCCACGCGATCGGACTGGGCCAGATGAACCTCCACGGCTACCTCGGCCGGGAACGGATCTTCTACGGGTCGCCGGAGGCGCTGGATTTCACGAACATGTACTTCTACACGGTCACCTACCACGCGATCCAGGCCTCCATGGAGCTGGCGCGCGAACGCGGGGAGGCCTTTGAAGGATTCGAGAAGTCGGACTACGCCAACGGCTCCTACTTTGACAAGTACACCGAGAAGGAGTGGGCGCCGGAATTCGATCGGGTTAAGGAACTCTTCGCGAATATCCACATCCCCACCCAGGAGGATTGGAAGCAGCTGAAGGCCGACGTCGCCAAGTACGGGATGTACAACCAGAACCTGCAGGCCGTTCCGCCCACGGGTTCGATTTCGTACATCAACAACTCGACGTCGTCGATCCATCCGATCGTGTCGAAGATCGAGATCCGCAAGGAGGGCAAGCTGGGGCGCGTCTACTACCCGGCCGCCTACATGACGAACGACAACCTCGAGTACTTCCAGGACGCCTACGAGATCGGGCCGGAGAAGATCATCGATACCTACGCCGTGGCCACCCAGCACGTGGACCAGGGCCTGTCG